One part of the Ornithodoros turicata isolate Travis chromosome 2, ASM3712646v1, whole genome shotgun sequence genome encodes these proteins:
- the LOC135384328 gene encoding uncharacterized protein LOC135384328, translating into MYALVRYLNQFDSTLHAINADNIVNFNPKDDDDFDNKATYDAWKPGTSDVCPVQILLLARTEAELERKKTSKRVFVPKLNTSQCESAAAPISQKQKIRQEEKKKRQKQTTSTRKEYENIIDKHLQNAKKEAAQAHGVRRKRHRDTDDFSESEVSDSECIVSAAEVKKANEEATYWQRLCEKNLWELKTKLGRIEKIVEEVLVTVQAAGFDEKLFGRQSSTPVHEPPQEIPGPVASPPTTEPLSVTPCSLTSDPSSTDLEPFTKIDDKHFHLKDGVVVSHVLADKLKKIKKPTVVIRETAQAIWGTEKLKERSYGGRLAPKDKRDNSKQPRKELTPHKVGVVVATLNHWRDSNSMADPTWEQRNGAAVDTALSNISTILSSKIQDARRPPKMTLQL; encoded by the exons ATGTACGCCCTTGTCCGTTACTTAAACCAGTTTGATAGCACTTTGCATGCCATTAATGCGGACAACATCGTGAATTTCAACCCCAAAGACGACGACGATTTTGACAATAAAGCAACCTACGACGCATGGAAGCCGGGCACCAGCGACGTCTGTCCTGTTCAAATTCTGCTTTTGGCAC GAACAGAGGCTGAGCTTGAAAGAAAGAAGACGTCCAAACGTGTGTTTGTGCCAAAGCTCAACACGTCACAATGTGAAAGTGCCGCCGCGCCAATTTCACAAAAGCAGAAAATTCGACAG gaggaaaagaaaaaaaggcagaaACAGACGACGTCAACACGAAAGGAGTATGAGAACATCATAGATAAGCATCTGCAGAACGCAAAAAAGGAAGCCGCCCAAGCCCATGGG GTGAGAAGAAAAAGACACAGAGACACGGACGATTTCTCCGAGTCGGAGGTGTCAGACTCCGAGTGTATTGTGTCAGCAGCCGAGGTAAAGAAAGCTAACGAAGAGGCCACGTACTGGCAGCGGCTTTGTGAAAAGAATCTGTGGGAGCTAAAAACCAAGCTTGGACGAA TTGAAAAGATTGTGGAGGAAGTGCTGGTGACGGTCCAGGCAGCGGGGTTCG ACGAAAAGCTGTTTGGTAGGCAGTCGTCAACACCAGTGCACGAGCCACCCCAAG AAATACCAGGTCCTGTGGCTTCCCCTCCCACAACGGAGCCCTTGTCTGTCACACCTTGTAGTCTTACATCAGACCCTTCTAGCACAGACTTGGAGCCATTCACAAAAATCGACGACAAACAT TTCCACCTTAAGGATGGGGTAGTTGTGTCACATGTTCTGGCAGATAAACTTAAGAAAATCAAGAAACCCACGGTGGTTATCCGCGAAACAGCACAGGCCATATGGGGAACAGAAAAGTTGAAAGAGAGGAGCTATGGAGGGCGGCTGGCACCTAAAGATAAAAGAGACAACTCGAAGCAGCCACGGAAGGAGCTTACTCCTCACAAGGTTGGCGTGGTTGTAG CAACGTTGAATCACTGGAGAGATTCCAACAGCATGGCTGACCCCACGTGGGAGcaaagaaatggagcagcggtgGACACTGCACTGTCGAACATCTCGACAATCCTCTCATCCAAGATACAAGATGCACGAAGGCCACCAAAGATGACTCTACAGCTCTAA